TCGCGACGGCGATCCCCAACGACAACGCCAGGAAGGTCGGGATCGTGATCCCCGCGAACGCCGCGGTCGTCCCCAGCGAACGCCAGAGGTCGGCGTCGCTCGCGAGGCGCAGCAGGTTCTGCGCGCCGACCGGCTCCGGGTCGCCGATCCCGCTCCACGACCAGGTGGCGTAGCGCAGCACCGCCAGCAGCGGCACCGCCCCGAACAGGGCGAAGGCGAGGGCGGCCGGGAGGGCCCACAGGCGGGCGCGGAGGCGCGTGGACACGACGGCGTAGGCTACCGCGGCGCGTGTCAGGTCGCCATCACGCCCTGACGCCGTCCTGACCCACCGCCGGACCGTGCGGGCGTACCCTGCCGCCATGGCGACCACGATCCTCGTGATGATCGACGGCCTCTCCGCCGACGACCTCCGCGACCACCCCCACGACCTGCCCACCCTGCACGCCGTCGCCGCCGACGGCCTGCGCGTCGACCGACTCGCCAGTCAGGTGCCCGCGACGTCGCTGCCCGGCCGGACCGGCATCGTGACCGGCGTCCCGCCGGCGGTGCACGGCGTGTACGGCAACGTCGTTCACGACGGCGAACGCTTCCGCTACGCCAACCCCGACGACGTGCGCGTCCCGACGCTGGCGCGACGCGCGCGCGACGCCGGCCTGGACGTCGCGGTCGCCGGCTACGGCATGGTCCGCCCCGAGGACGCCACGACGTTCGCGGGGCCGTGGTGGGCGAAGGAGATGCTGCAGCGCGCCCGCGACGCCGAACCCGTCCCCGCCGACGCCGGCTGGTTGCGGACGATGGAGGCGGCGGACGACCCCCGCCTCGCGCGCCTCGCGGCGGACGGCGTGCACGTCGAGACGCCCGACGCCTACGACGGCGACCGCATGCACTACCTCATGCACGGCCTCGAGGGCGACCGGCGCCTCCTGCGCCTGAGCGCCGCCCTGGCGACCGACCCCACCCCGCCCGACCTGATCCTCACCGAGATCCTCATCCCCGACTCGGTGCAGCACGTCGCCGGCCCCCGGACGCCCGCCAGCGTCTGGTCGTTGGCGTTCGCCGACGCCCTCGTCGCGACGCTGCTGCAGGACCTCGACCGGGCGGGGCGGCGCGACGCGGTGAACCTCATGCTGCTCAGCGACCACGGGCACGGCGGCGTCGAGCGCGCCCTCCACCCCGAGCGGTTGCTGCCCGACCACCCGGCCGCCCCCGAGGGGGGCGCGCTGTTCGTGGCGGTGCCCGAGGGGCCCGAGCGGGCGGACGTCGACGCCCGCCTCGCGGGGTACGGCATCGCGCCGCTCGAGCCCTCCCCGATCCCGGTGGAGGACCGCGCCCGCCTCGCGGCGTACGTCGCGCCGGCCGGCGCGGTGTTCGAGCGCGCGCCGGAGGGGGCGCCCGCGGACGCGACGTCGGGCCCGCCCGGCTACCGCTCCGCGCACGGCCTCCGGCCCGGCACGCCGAGCGACGACCGCTTCCTCGTCGCGGCCGGGCCCCACGTGCCGACCGGGCGCCTCGCCGCCGCGGACGCCGAGGACGTGGAGGCGACCCTAGCGGCGTGGTTGGGCCTCGCGCCGGCCGGCATCGGCCGGCCTCTCGGGGACGCCTGAGGGACGAGGGGTACGCTGCGCGCGTGACGCGAACGCCGACCCCCGACGACGTCGCCCGCTTCGACGCGGTGCTGTTCGACATGGACGGCACGCTGGTGGACAGCGAACCGATCTGGTTCGCGGTCATGCAGGAGGTCGCCGCGCGGTTCGGGGCGCCGCTCCCCGACGACGCCCACGCCCGCCTCCGAGGCGTCGATCGCGACGCCAGCATGGCGCTCCTGCGCGCGCACTACGGCCTCGAGGTCGACCCGCCCGCCTTCTGGGGCGCCGTCATGGAGCGCCTCGTGGACGCCGTCGCGGCGGTGCCGGCCATGCCGGGCGCCGCGGCGTGGGTCGAGGCGCTCGCGGCGGCGGGCCGGCCGCGGGCGGTGGTGTCGAACTCCCCGCGCGCGATGATCGAGGCGTCGTTGGCCCCGCACGCGTGGGGGGCGCACGTGACGGTGCGCCTCGGGGCGGACGAGGTGCCGCGCCCCAAACCGGCGCCCGACGGCTACCGCCTCGCCG
This sequence is a window from Trueperaceae bacterium. Protein-coding genes within it:
- a CDS encoding HAD family phosphatase, whose protein sequence is MTRTPTPDDVARFDAVLFDMDGTLVDSEPIWFAVMQEVAARFGAPLPDDAHARLRGVDRDASMALLRAHYGLEVDPPAFWGAVMERLVDAVAAVPAMPGAAAWVEALAAAGRPRAVVSNSPRAMIEASLAPHAWGAHVTVRLGADEVPRPKPAPDGYRLAATRLGVAAERCLVLEDSEAGVLAARAAGAAALLITRGETPSRAAREAATWEVASLDAVHPAFPPPT
- a CDS encoding alkaline phosphatase family protein, producing the protein MATTILVMIDGLSADDLRDHPHDLPTLHAVAADGLRVDRLASQVPATSLPGRTGIVTGVPPAVHGVYGNVVHDGERFRYANPDDVRVPTLARRARDAGLDVAVAGYGMVRPEDATTFAGPWWAKEMLQRARDAEPVPADAGWLRTMEAADDPRLARLAADGVHVETPDAYDGDRMHYLMHGLEGDRRLLRLSAALATDPTPPDLILTEILIPDSVQHVAGPRTPASVWSLAFADALVATLLQDLDRAGRRDAVNLMLLSDHGHGGVERALHPERLLPDHPAAPEGGALFVAVPEGPERADVDARLAGYGIAPLEPSPIPVEDRARLAAYVAPAGAVFERAPEGAPADATSGPPGYRSAHGLRPGTPSDDRFLVAAGPHVPTGRLAAADAEDVEATLAAWLGLAPAGIGRPLGDA